A stretch of the Epinephelus fuscoguttatus linkage group LG2, E.fuscoguttatus.final_Chr_v1 genome encodes the following:
- the ptpmt1 gene encoding phosphatidylglycerophosphatase and protein-tyrosine phosphatase 1 — MSGALARLLFYPTLAYNVFMEKVTSRRWFDRVDDTVILGALPFRSITKQLVETENVRGVITMNEEYETKYFCNSAEEWRAVGVEQLRLSTVDLTGVPSLENLCRGVEFALQHRGKGSSVYVHCKAGRSRSATLVAAYLIQLHCWTPEEACQKLASMRPHILVRSAQLDMLRKYYQQVCKQSS, encoded by the exons ATGTCCGGAGCATTAGCGAGGCTCCTTTTCTACCCAACGTTAGCCTACAATGTTTTCATGGAGAAGGTGACGTCGAGACGTTGGTTTGACCGAGTGGACGACACGGTGATCCTCGGAGCGCTGCCGTTCAGATCCATCACTAAACAG CTGgtagaaacagaaaatgttcgAGGCGTTATAACCATGAACGAGGAGTATGAGACCAAATACTTCTGCAACTCAGCTGAG GAGTGGCGGGCTGTAGGGGTGGAGCAGCTGAGGCTGAGCACGGTTGACCTTACTGGTGTCCCCAGCCTGGAGAACCTGTGCCGAGGTGTGGAGTTCGCCCTGCAGCACCGAGGGAAGGGAAGCAGCGTGTACGTCCACTGCAAGGCTGGACGTTCCCGCAGCGCCACACTCGTTGCTGCATACCTCATTCAG TTACACTGCTGGACTCCAGAGGAAGCCTGTCAGAAGCTGGCGTCTATGCGACCACACATTCTGGTGCGTTCGGCTCAGCTGGACATGCTGAGGAAATACTACCAGCAGGTGTGTAAACAGTCCAGCTGA